In a single window of the Canis lupus dingo isolate Sandy chromosome 18, ASM325472v2, whole genome shotgun sequence genome:
- the LOC112663695 gene encoding olfactory receptor 1002-like: protein MDYGNQTLVTEFFFVGLTNQLQHQVVLFVIFLLVYLVTLLGNVGMITLIWLDPRLHTPMYFFLSHLSFMDVCSSSAIGPKMLTDIFVEKKVISFFGCAAQICFFGQFVVTECFLLASMAYDRYMAICKPLLYTLIMSQRVCVQLVVGPYAMGLMSTMTHTTLAFNLPYCGPQIINHFFCDLLPVLSLACADTQVNQFLLFILAGALGVLSGVIILVSYTYIVITILRIRSAAGRHKAFSTCSSHLTAVSILYGTLFFIYVRPSSSFSLDINKVVSVFYTSVTPMLNPLIYSLRNREVKDSFRRTFEKKQFLMSR, encoded by the coding sequence ATGGATTATGGAAATCAGACTTTggtgactgaatttttttttgtgggcTTAACAAATCAATTGCAGCACCAGGTTGTTCTCTTTGTGATATTTCTCTTGGTTTATCTTGTTACTCTTCTGGGAAATGTGGGGATGATCACCCTCATTTGGTTGGATCCCCGACTCCACACACCTATGTACTTTTTTCTTAGCCACTTGTCCTTTATGGATGTCTGCTCTTCTTCTGCCATTGGTCCTAAGATGTTGACTGACATCTTTGTGGAGAAAAAAGTAATCTCTTTTTTTGGTTGTGCTGCTCAGATCTGTTTTTTTGGTCAGTTTGTAGTGACTGAGTGTTTTCTCCTGGCCTCCATGGCATATGACCGGTATATGGCCATCTGTAAGCCCTTGCTGTATACACTCATTATGTCCCAGCGTGTCTGTGTGCAGCTAGTGGTAGGACCTTATGCCATGGGTCTGATGAGCACCATGACCCACACGACTTTAGCCTTTAACCTACCTTATTGTGGCCCCCAAATCATCAATCACTTCTTCTGTGACCTTCTTCCTGTTCTGTCCTTGGCATGTGCAGACACCCAGGTCAATCAGTTTCTACTTTTCATCTTGGCTGGAGCTCTAGGTGTGCTCAGTGGTGTGATCATCCTAGTTTCCTACACTTACATTGTCATCACTATCCTGAGGATCCGCTCTGCTGCGGGGAGGCACAAAGCCTTTTCCACCTGCTCTTCACACCTGACAGCTGTCTCCATCCTGTATGGGACACTCTTCTTTATCTACGTACGCCCCAGTTCTAGTTTCTCCCTGGACATCAATAAAGTGGTTTCAGTGTTCTATACATCTGTGACTCCTATGTTGAACCCCCTTATCTACAgcctgagaaacagagaggtcAAGGATTCATTCAGAAGGACGTTTGAGAAGAAGCAGtttctcatgagtagataa